A portion of the Streptomyces sp. YPW6 genome contains these proteins:
- a CDS encoding family 16 glycoside hydrolase has protein sequence MRNSSSLARGRHRPPGFWVALLAALLMVLGLTSTAAYGKGGDGPGAKAADQVLTWTAGDPIDHYLSAPKTAVAGRATIVFENSTATGNTTSMPHTLTFSVSDPEFNNDVQLNILANPGDSEGGRHSVEVTLSPGRYFYHCTIPGHGQMQGILTVTEDGGGEDTEAPATSAEVAGDRNGDGAYIGQATVTVEATDAGSGVDTVEFALGADGAWQPYTAPVVVSEVGDHTVRYRATDKAGNTAGEKSVDFAVAAPPTDDETPPETSATVSGEQDDTGAYLGMATVTVTASDTGSGVNTIEYALGADGAWQPYTAPVMVHELGEHTVRYRATDRSGNVAEAKSVGFTVVEPPSQDRTAPETSVTVEGDKNSDGAFITSARVTVTATDDDSGVDKVEYSLDGGPYLAYTTPVIVDRVGYHTIAHRATDKAGNTSEAGKASFTVAQGGGVPAPNCAEFDERHTVFVDTIDTGVPNRITRNRCTINELIEDEKDWSSHALFLKHVTAVLDRLKADGVIDRRERRAIYQAAKQSGIGKPGQSEGYTKLFDGTAASLAKWSHVGGGAFGLNEEEGSITSSTTVDGMGMLWFPARAYGDFSLKLQWRDDAPGSGNANGGVFVRFPQVHDHPEESRPEWVAIKYGHEIQINDRPDGDMYKTGSVYGFDRVGLGGAGVTPKGTWNDYEIKVVDQHYEVYRNGVLINEFDNTRGQLFEPPRGDDPGTDGRRFASGYIGLQVHGVSDVISYRDIRIKEL, from the coding sequence GTGAGAAACTCCTCCTCCCTCGCACGCGGGCGGCATCGTCCGCCGGGCTTCTGGGTGGCGCTGCTGGCCGCCCTGCTGATGGTCCTCGGACTGACCTCGACGGCCGCATACGGCAAGGGCGGCGACGGTCCCGGGGCGAAGGCCGCCGACCAGGTGCTGACCTGGACCGCGGGCGATCCGATCGACCACTATCTGTCCGCGCCGAAGACGGCGGTGGCCGGCCGGGCGACGATCGTCTTCGAGAACAGCACGGCCACCGGCAACACGACGAGCATGCCCCACACGCTGACGTTCAGCGTGTCGGACCCGGAGTTCAACAACGACGTCCAGCTCAACATCCTGGCCAACCCGGGTGACTCCGAGGGCGGCCGGCACAGCGTGGAGGTCACGCTGTCGCCCGGCCGGTACTTCTACCACTGCACGATCCCCGGCCACGGCCAGATGCAGGGCATCCTGACCGTCACGGAGGACGGTGGCGGCGAGGACACCGAGGCCCCCGCGACCTCGGCCGAGGTCGCGGGCGACCGGAACGGCGACGGCGCGTACATCGGCCAGGCCACGGTGACCGTCGAGGCCACCGACGCGGGCTCCGGCGTCGACACCGTCGAGTTCGCGCTCGGGGCGGACGGCGCGTGGCAGCCGTACACCGCGCCCGTCGTGGTGAGCGAGGTCGGTGACCACACGGTCCGCTACCGGGCCACCGACAAGGCGGGCAACACGGCCGGGGAGAAATCCGTCGACTTCGCGGTGGCGGCCCCGCCGACCGACGACGAGACCCCGCCGGAGACCTCGGCGACCGTCTCGGGCGAGCAGGACGACACGGGCGCGTACCTGGGCATGGCCACGGTCACCGTGACCGCGTCCGACACCGGATCCGGCGTCAACACCATCGAGTACGCGCTCGGCGCGGACGGCGCGTGGCAGCCGTACACCGCACCGGTGATGGTCCACGAGCTGGGCGAGCACACCGTGCGCTACCGGGCCACCGACCGGTCGGGCAACGTCGCGGAGGCGAAGTCCGTCGGCTTCACCGTGGTCGAGCCGCCGTCGCAGGACCGGACGGCTCCCGAGACCTCGGTGACGGTCGAGGGCGACAAGAACAGCGACGGCGCGTTCATCACCAGTGCCCGGGTCACCGTCACCGCCACCGACGACGACTCGGGCGTGGACAAGGTCGAGTACAGCCTCGACGGCGGACCGTACCTCGCGTACACCACCCCGGTGATCGTCGACCGGGTGGGCTACCACACGATCGCCCACCGGGCCACGGACAAGGCGGGCAACACCTCCGAGGCGGGGAAGGCGTCGTTCACCGTCGCCCAGGGCGGCGGGGTCCCCGCACCGAACTGCGCGGAGTTCGACGAGCGGCACACCGTCTTCGTCGACACGATCGACACGGGCGTCCCGAACCGGATCACCCGCAACCGCTGCACGATCAACGAGCTGATCGAGGACGAGAAGGACTGGTCCTCCCACGCGCTGTTCCTGAAGCACGTGACGGCGGTCCTCGACCGGCTCAAGGCCGACGGTGTCATCGACCGGCGCGAGCGCAGGGCGATCTACCAGGCGGCCAAGCAGTCGGGCATCGGCAAGCCGGGCCAGTCGGAGGGCTACACCAAGCTCTTCGACGGCACGGCGGCCTCGCTCGCCAAGTGGAGCCACGTGGGCGGCGGCGCGTTCGGTCTGAACGAGGAGGAGGGCTCCATCACCAGCTCCACCACGGTGGACGGCATGGGCATGCTCTGGTTCCCGGCCCGGGCGTACGGGGACTTCTCACTGAAGCTCCAGTGGCGGGACGACGCCCCCGGCTCGGGCAACGCCAACGGCGGGGTCTTCGTCCGCTTCCCCCAGGTCCACGACCACCCGGAGGAGTCGCGTCCGGAGTGGGTCGCCATCAAGTACGGCCATGAGATCCAGATCAACGACCGGCCGGACGGCGACATGTACAAGACCGGTTCGGTGTACGGCTTCGACCGGGTGGGGCTCGGCGGCGCCGGGGTCACGCCCAAGGGCACCTGGAACGACTACGAGATCAAGGTGGTCGACCAGCACTACGAGGTCTACCGCAACGGCGTCCTGATCAACGAGTTCGACAACACCCGCGGTCAGCTCTTCGAGCCGCCGCGGGGTGACGACCCGGGCACCGACGGCCGGCGGTTCGCCTCCGGGTACATCGGGCTCCAGGTCCACGGCGTCAGCGACGTCATCTCGTACCGCGACATCCGCATCAAGGAGCTGTAG